From one Calditrichota bacterium genomic stretch:
- the tsaA gene encoding tRNA (N6-threonylcarbamoyladenosine(37)-N6)-methyltransferase TrmO has product MGLDDSFEIRPIGYVASPKDALDTENPDIKVIEILPGLQAGLEGIEHFETLWILFWLHNLPEETRHVLLVHPRGDRSKPLRGVFATHSPMRPNPIGMSQVTLVRKEANRLLVQGLDAHIGSPVIDIKSGQRKEETARSSLQN; this is encoded by the coding sequence ATGGGACTGGATGATTCATTTGAAATAAGGCCAATCGGCTACGTGGCATCGCCCAAAGATGCTTTGGATACCGAAAATCCCGATATTAAGGTGATTGAAATTCTTCCGGGCTTGCAGGCGGGGTTGGAGGGAATTGAGCACTTTGAAACACTTTGGATTTTGTTTTGGCTCCACAATCTTCCGGAAGAAACCCGCCACGTTCTTTTGGTTCATCCCCGGGGAGACCGTTCCAAGCCCCTTAGAGGGGTATTTGCAACCCACAGCCCCATGCGGCCCAATCCCATTGGAATGAGTCAGGTTACTTTGGTTAGGAAAGAGGCCAACCGCCTGCTGGTCCAGGGATTGGACGCCCATATTGGCTCACCCGTCATTGATATTAAGTCGGGTCAGCGCAAAGAAGAGACGGCCCGCTCCTCGTTGCAAAATTAG
- a CDS encoding MBL fold metallo-hydrolase yields the protein MAEEARIKILVEETVRRAHLIAEHGLSILIEFRGQKILFDTGQFKALFWNAPQLGVDLKKLDAVVLSHGHYDHTGGLAELIDQRGAVPVFAHPDVFQKRFHVTETSSREIGMPWNRDTLEAKGARFHLNRNLTEIFPDVFTTGEIPRENDFEIIEKGFQIQKGAGFSRDAIRDDQALVLKTQKGLVVILGCGHSGVVNTLSAVGRAFGTTRFYAILGGFHLVRASEHRIHQTIGALRELSFDIISPMHCTGFRARAELYKAFPEKFRDWHVGDTGSFG from the coding sequence ATGGCAGAAGAAGCGCGCATCAAGATTCTGGTTGAAGAAACCGTTCGGCGGGCCCATCTCATTGCGGAGCACGGGCTGTCTATTCTAATTGAATTTCGCGGCCAAAAAATCCTGTTTGATACCGGTCAATTCAAGGCTCTGTTTTGGAACGCTCCCCAATTGGGAGTGGATTTAAAAAAGCTGGATGCCGTGGTTCTGAGTCACGGGCATTACGATCACACGGGCGGGTTGGCAGAATTGATAGACCAGCGGGGTGCGGTGCCGGTTTTTGCTCATCCGGATGTTTTTCAAAAGCGTTTTCATGTTACGGAAACGTCGTCCCGGGAGATCGGAATGCCCTGGAATCGGGACACTCTGGAAGCAAAAGGCGCCCGATTTCATCTCAATCGAAACCTCACTGAAATTTTTCCGGATGTATTTACGACAGGGGAAATTCCCCGGGAAAATGATTTTGAAATTATTGAAAAGGGATTCCAAATCCAAAAAGGCGCTGGTTTTTCCCGGGATGCTATTCGTGACGATCAGGCTCTGGTTCTCAAAACACAAAAAGGGCTTGTGGTAATTCTGGGATGTGGTCACTCCGGAGTTGTCAATACCCTGTCCGCTGTCGGAAGAGCGTTTGGTACGACACGATTTTATGCTATTTTGGGGGGATTTCATTTGGTTCGGGCATCGGAACACCGAATTCATCAAACAATCGGGGCGTTAAGGGAACTTTCATTTGATATCATTTCTCCGATGCACTGCACCGGTTTCCGCGCCCGTGCAGAACTGTACAAGGCTTTCCCTGAAAAATTCAGGGATTGGCATGTAGGCGATACCGGCTCATTTGGCTAA
- a CDS encoding selenocysteine protein encodes MELLWHTFVHAVKISLFVFLMMVLIDYLNVKTRGHLKELVRGRKWRQYSLSSFLAATPGCLGAFMDVSLYVHGLISFGALTGAMVATSGDEAFVMLAMFPEKALLLFAGLFLLGIVLGWVTDVLVKRFHVRPCDSCQLQEYHPQENSTRHYLTVHIWKHIFKKHIIRVFLWTFGALLVVNLGLSYWNLESFVKENVVWIGVLAVLVGIIPESGPNLIFITLYAKGLIPISVLIANSIVQDGHGMLPMLSYSLKDSVRIKAFNMAYGILIGGAIYLWGH; translated from the coding sequence ATGGAACTGCTCTGGCACACATTCGTCCACGCCGTTAAAATTTCGCTTTTTGTTTTCTTAATGATGGTCCTCATTGATTATTTGAATGTGAAAACCCGCGGGCATCTTAAGGAACTGGTCAGGGGACGAAAATGGCGGCAGTACAGTTTGTCTTCCTTTTTGGCAGCCACACCGGGATGCCTGGGCGCCTTCATGGATGTTTCTCTGTATGTGCACGGTCTGATTTCCTTTGGTGCCCTGACCGGAGCCATGGTAGCCACATCCGGCGACGAGGCCTTCGTCATGTTGGCCATGTTTCCTGAAAAGGCTCTTTTGCTTTTCGCAGGGCTTTTTTTATTGGGGATTGTATTGGGCTGGGTGACTGACGTGTTGGTGAAACGCTTTCACGTGCGTCCGTGTGATTCCTGCCAGCTTCAAGAATACCATCCTCAGGAAAACAGCACGCGTCACTATCTAACCGTTCATATCTGGAAACACATTTTTAAAAAGCATATTATCCGCGTGTTCCTGTGGACATTTGGGGCACTTCTGGTGGTTAATCTGGGACTGAGCTACTGGAATCTGGAATCATTTGTCAAAGAAAATGTCGTCTGGATCGGCGTCCTGGCTGTTTTGGTGGGCATTATTCCGGAATCCGGCCCCAATCTCATCTTCATCACCCTGTATGCCAAGGGACTCATTCCGATCTCTGTTTTAATTGCCAATTCCATTGTTCAGGACGGACACGGGATGCTGCCAATGCTCTCCTACAGCTTAAAGGATTCGGTTCGGATAAAGGCCTTTAATATGGCGTATGGAATCCTCATTGGCGGCGCCATTTATCTTTGGGGACATTAG